In Syntrophotaleaceae bacterium, a genomic segment contains:
- a CDS encoding FKBP-type peptidyl-prolyl cis-trans isomerase: MKSGLLALMCLALVATGAQAQEGAAPKTEQQKGSYSLGYKIGLDFRNQIGDLDADNLVNGMKAALGGKKPAMSEDEMRQALTNLQQKVVARQQEQIKQLSDKNLQEGKTFLQKNRQAAGVKTTASGLQYKVLEKGTGKKPGPEDMVTVHYRGTFINGTEFDSSYKRNEPATFKVNGVIPGWTQALQMMQEGAKWKLFIPSDLAYGERGAPGIPPNSTLVFDVELQKVEKKK, translated from the coding sequence ATGAAATCCGGACTGTTGGCCCTTATGTGCCTTGCCTTGGTGGCTACCGGCGCTCAGGCTCAGGAGGGTGCCGCTCCGAAAACCGAACAGCAAAAAGGCAGCTATAGCCTCGGCTACAAAATCGGACTCGATTTCCGCAATCAGATCGGCGACCTCGATGCCGACAATCTCGTCAACGGGATGAAGGCGGCGCTTGGGGGCAAAAAACCGGCCATGTCGGAAGATGAGATGCGTCAGGCGCTGACGAACCTGCAACAGAAGGTGGTGGCACGGCAGCAGGAACAGATCAAACAGTTGTCCGATAAGAACCTCCAGGAGGGCAAAACTTTTCTGCAGAAAAACCGCCAGGCAGCAGGCGTGAAAACAACCGCAAGCGGTCTGCAGTACAAGGTGCTGGAAAAAGGCACCGGCAAGAAGCCCGGTCCCGAGGATATGGTGACCGTGCACTACCGGGGCACCTTTATTAACGGCACCGAATTCGACAGCTCCTATAAGCGGAATGAACCGGCCACCTTCAAGGTCAACGGGGTGATTCCCGGCTGGACCCAGGCGCTGCAGATGATGCAGGAAGGCGCCAAGTGGAAGCTCTTCATCCCCTCGGATCTGGCCTACGGCGAACGGGGAGCCCCGGGCATCCCCCCCAATTCCACCCTGGTTTTCGACGTGGAACTGCAGAAGGTTGAGAAGAAGAAGTAA
- a CDS encoding ABC transporter permease encodes MDSKGSLDPHALSVLNLMPETSSSLGNSERKSGEGKFTFGSPFLYLLFFSSSLVLLFIVLPLYQMVSQPSLASLIETIRDPEVLASIWLSVYTAAAAALISVVFGTPLAYLLARHRFYGKKLVESIIDLPIMIPHPVVGIAILSLLGRERPLGQLMGALGLRIMGSVTGIIAVLTFVGLPFYINAAKAGFESVPVRLEHVSRSLGAGRAATFFRVTLPLTWRHILSGVIMCAARAVSEFGAVVIVAYHPMIAPVLMFERFTAYGLKYAQPVAFWLILACLALFLSLRLVSLSRRETES; translated from the coding sequence ATGGACAGCAAAGGATCCCTGGATCCGCATGCCTTAAGTGTCTTGAACCTTATGCCGGAAACGTCTTCAAGTCTTGGAAATTCTGAGAGAAAGAGTGGTGAGGGTAAATTTACTTTCGGCAGCCCCTTTCTTTACCTCCTTTTTTTCTCCAGCTCCCTGGTCCTCCTTTTCATCGTTCTGCCTCTCTACCAGATGGTCTCCCAGCCTTCCCTGGCCAGTCTGATCGAGACCATCCGCGATCCGGAAGTGCTGGCCTCCATCTGGCTTTCCGTCTATACGGCCGCCGCCGCCGCGCTGATTTCCGTTGTTTTCGGCACCCCCCTGGCTTACCTCCTGGCCCGGCACCGGTTTTACGGAAAGAAGCTGGTGGAAAGCATCATCGATCTGCCTATCATGATACCCCATCCCGTGGTCGGCATTGCCATCCTGAGCCTGCTGGGACGGGAGCGTCCCCTGGGTCAGCTGATGGGCGCTCTGGGTTTGCGGATCATGGGCAGCGTGACCGGAATCATCGCCGTCCTGACCTTTGTCGGTCTGCCATTTTATATCAACGCCGCCAAGGCGGGTTTCGAGAGCGTGCCGGTGCGCCTGGAGCATGTGTCCAGGAGTCTCGGTGCCGGCCGGGCCGCCACCTTCTTCCGGGTGACCCTGCCGCTGACCTGGCGGCACATTCTCAGCGGCGTGATCATGTGTGCCGCCCGGGCGGTGAGCGAGTTTGGAGCGGTGGTGATTGTGGCCTACCATCCCATGATCGCTCCGGTCCTGATGTTCGAGCGATTCACCGCTTATGGACTCAAGTACGCCCAGCCGGTGGCGTTCTGGCTGATCCTGGCCTGCCTGGCCCTTTTTCTGTCACTCAGGCTTGTATCGCTTTCCCGACGGGAGACCGAATCATGA
- a CDS encoding DUF5714 domain-containing protein — MNFQPHYWQRFEEGGIPLYLRGDLPLWFVPNQAGDRILRDLAEGRDICQTPAAARFLARLPDTFPSDYPGRSAILEAQHLRELWFHLTNACNLHCRHCMFASGPGDALEMPADRVLSLAAEAVELGCRVFALTGGEPMVHGEFAAVVRGLLAFPETRLVVLTNGMQLKQTFSRGDWDFERLHLQISVDGLGLRHDAIRGGGTFDRLTSELAWLKDRKIPFTLSMCVTSSNLTDMPGLVDYAVETGAGNLHFMWYFVRGRGGRDLFADPSDIFQSLVKTSEKAERVGLEIDNLDALRSRIFAPGGTIHDGSSSGWESAAVGPDGKLYPSAALVGIPDLATALEGGLTAAWRFSPVLQQIRKTSARGLDSPWRFLIGGGDLDHSYLSSKEFIGADPYQPLHEKIALWQILREASRQKEVGPPRLRLKMGDILESCGAHGSVALVHSNCLLALTHRDSRTVVGDFYRAAAETVQEDILNPVCYDDELVDHIPEKYRFRGYGCGSPVLDARLRAGERVVDLGCGRGIECFIAARQVGPGGRVVGVDMLDNMLALAGEGAEAVRTRLGYDNLSFQHAYLEDLTLEDGSVDVVLSNCVMNLSSHKRKAYGEIFRILDRGGRLVISDVVCDSEPGAAIRNDEQLRGECIAGALSQKDLVGILEEAGFVNIRLIKRFPYRVVRGHPFFSLTFEAFKPCPGSRVPVVNRGPACLMTNEGGLLAPGPIYRIDRQDAESLAEAVFLLDEDGAVTNLDLGAGSCCALPPEAKGESDRRASSGKRFNSGCMVCGAPLRYLPQDEVQVCSYCQKTCNGNAVCEKGHFVCDACHAGEALAVIETLCLASREKDLLALFDRIRRHPVIPLNGPEYHALVPGVILAVYRNLGGEVSAELIRNAIRRGSRVGGGSCAFWGVCGAATGVGVAFSLLLDANPLKGEVRRQVQQITWKVLEGIAALHGARCCQRDCWLALKKAAELSGELLPISLKAEGIPRCSQQQLNRECAGEECPWGKGGEG, encoded by the coding sequence ATGAATTTTCAACCCCATTACTGGCAACGTTTTGAAGAAGGCGGCATTCCCCTCTATCTGCGGGGTGACCTGCCCCTCTGGTTTGTACCCAATCAGGCTGGCGACAGGATTCTGCGGGACCTGGCCGAAGGTCGCGACATCTGTCAGACACCGGCAGCGGCCAGGTTTCTCGCCCGGCTTCCCGATACCTTTCCGTCGGATTATCCAGGTCGGTCGGCAATCCTCGAGGCCCAACATCTGCGGGAACTCTGGTTTCACCTGACCAATGCCTGTAATCTGCACTGCCGCCACTGTATGTTCGCTTCCGGTCCCGGGGATGCTCTGGAAATGCCTGCGGACCGCGTGCTGAGTCTGGCCGCGGAGGCGGTGGAACTCGGCTGCCGTGTCTTCGCGCTGACCGGAGGGGAGCCGATGGTGCATGGCGAGTTTGCAGCCGTGGTCCGGGGATTGCTGGCGTTTCCCGAAACCCGGCTGGTCGTTCTGACTAACGGCATGCAGCTGAAACAGACCTTTTCCCGGGGGGATTGGGATTTCGAACGGCTGCATCTGCAGATCAGCGTCGACGGACTTGGACTCCGCCACGATGCCATTCGGGGCGGGGGAACTTTCGACCGGCTGACCTCCGAGCTTGCCTGGCTCAAAGACCGCAAGATCCCTTTCACCCTGTCCATGTGCGTCACCAGTTCCAATCTGACCGATATGCCGGGACTGGTCGATTATGCTGTTGAAACAGGGGCGGGCAATCTGCATTTCATGTGGTATTTTGTCCGGGGCCGGGGAGGGAGGGATCTTTTTGCCGATCCATCGGACATATTCCAGTCCCTGGTGAAGACGAGTGAAAAGGCCGAGCGTGTCGGCCTGGAGATCGACAACCTCGATGCGCTGAGGAGCCGGATCTTCGCCCCGGGCGGAACCATCCACGACGGCAGCAGCAGCGGCTGGGAATCGGCAGCGGTCGGTCCGGACGGCAAACTCTATCCGTCGGCCGCTCTGGTCGGAATCCCCGACCTGGCGACGGCTCTGGAAGGCGGACTGACCGCCGCCTGGAGATTCAGCCCGGTTCTGCAGCAGATCCGCAAGACCTCGGCCCGCGGGCTCGATTCCCCCTGGCGATTTCTGATCGGGGGAGGCGACCTCGATCACAGTTACCTCTCCAGCAAAGAGTTCATCGGGGCCGATCCCTATCAGCCCCTCCATGAAAAAATAGCCCTCTGGCAGATCCTGCGGGAGGCGTCCCGGCAGAAAGAGGTCGGGCCGCCCCGGCTGCGTCTGAAGATGGGTGATATTCTGGAAAGCTGCGGCGCTCACGGCTCTGTCGCCCTGGTTCATTCCAACTGTCTGCTCGCCCTGACTCACAGGGACAGCCGCACGGTGGTGGGGGATTTTTATCGGGCGGCTGCCGAAACCGTGCAGGAAGATATTCTCAACCCGGTCTGTTATGACGATGAGCTGGTCGACCACATTCCCGAAAAGTACCGGTTTCGGGGATACGGCTGCGGCAGTCCGGTGCTGGATGCCCGTTTGCGGGCCGGGGAGCGGGTGGTCGACCTGGGGTGCGGCCGGGGTATCGAATGTTTCATTGCCGCGAGACAGGTGGGGCCGGGCGGGCGCGTCGTGGGAGTGGACATGCTCGACAACATGCTGGCCCTGGCGGGGGAGGGGGCCGAAGCTGTCCGGACCCGGCTCGGCTATGACAATCTCAGCTTTCAGCACGCCTATTTGGAAGATCTGACGCTGGAGGACGGATCGGTGGATGTCGTTCTGTCCAATTGCGTCATGAACCTCTCCTCGCATAAACGGAAGGCTTACGGGGAAATTTTCCGGATTCTGGACCGGGGAGGCCGACTGGTCATTTCCGATGTGGTTTGCGATTCGGAGCCGGGGGCGGCGATCCGCAACGACGAGCAGCTGCGGGGCGAGTGCATCGCCGGGGCCCTGTCGCAGAAGGACCTGGTAGGAATTCTCGAAGAGGCCGGGTTTGTCAACATCCGCCTGATCAAACGGTTTCCCTACAGGGTCGTCCGGGGTCATCCCTTTTTCTCCCTGACTTTCGAGGCCTTCAAACCTTGTCCGGGTTCGCGAGTTCCGGTTGTCAACCGTGGTCCGGCCTGTCTGATGACCAACGAGGGCGGTTTGCTGGCGCCCGGCCCCATATACCGGATAGATCGTCAGGACGCGGAATCGCTGGCCGAGGCGGTGTTCCTGCTGGACGAGGATGGAGCCGTCACGAACCTCGACCTCGGCGCCGGAAGCTGCTGCGCCCTACCTCCCGAGGCCAAAGGGGAATCGGATCGAAGGGCTTCCTCCGGAAAACGTTTCAATTCAGGCTGCATGGTCTGCGGAGCGCCATTGCGTTATCTGCCGCAAGACGAGGTTCAGGTGTGCAGCTACTGCCAGAAAACCTGCAACGGCAACGCCGTTTGCGAAAAAGGACACTTCGTCTGTGATGCTTGCCATGCAGGAGAAGCTCTGGCGGTGATCGAGACCCTCTGTCTCGCCAGTCGGGAGAAAGACCTGCTGGCCCTTTTCGACCGCATTCGCCGCCACCCCGTGATCCCTCTCAACGGCCCCGAATATCACGCCCTGGTTCCGGGGGTGATCCTGGCCGTCTATCGCAATCTTGGCGGTGAAGTCTCTGCCGAACTCATCCGCAACGCCATCCGGAGAGGATCCCGGGTCGGGGGCGGCAGCTGCGCCTTCTGGGGAGTTTGCGGAGCCGCAACGGGGGTCGGAGTGGCCTTCAGCCTCCTGCTCGATGCCAATCCCCTCAAAGGAGAGGTTCGCCGGCAGGTGCAGCAGATCACCTGGAAGGTCCTGGAAGGGATCGCCGCCCTGCACGGCGCCCGCTGCTGTCAGCGGGACTGCTGGCTGGCCCTGAAAAAGGCGGCCGAACTGTCCGGCGAACTTCTGCCGATATCTTTAAAGGCGGAAGGGATTCCCCGCTGCAGCCAGCAGCAGCTCAACCGGGAGTGTGCGGGGGAGGAGTGTCCGTGGGGCAAAGGCGGTGAGGGGTGA
- a CDS encoding EAL domain-containing protein, producing the protein MKDNRILVAILFLMFLLHVPGIVPASETGGVTEQGYLRSGALWMVGSLAGLEGLLSIWLGISLRRRRKLAESRGKALNTLNAILQGIEDPIFMVDKDLNIIWGNDTVKNLIGENAFGRKCYEVLHGRSKPCNPQPCLTVQSFFDGQPRHGERRVISNGVTRYFLCSSKVALTDAEGRATAVVETSREITAMRKAQQELHLAKMANDSSINPIGMADLQGRLTYVNQACLDLWGFSTREEILGKELFQFVRNPLNALAVIEELRSKGGWRGILAGRKKDGTLFDVEAHAYLTRNPEGEPVCLTAYFADVTEKKRTEQQISRLAYYDALTGLPNRILLADQLEQAIGHARRSQESLAVLLLDLDNFKQVNDSLGHAKGDAVIQAVAARLNSRVRRGDTFSRWAGDEFVFILANTRMEEDAATFAKLILEQLTEQSFKLNERQFFVTGSIGIAMYPRDGQDVDTLLQHADTAMYEAKRTGGNSHHFFSENLHQKIIERHTLEGSLRQALREDQFSLVYQPQVDLECGRIVGMEALVRWQHPDKGVISPAQFIPIAEETGMIRPLGNWILRTACSHASQWQQLGNGPCRVAVNISACQFQQPDLVDQIEEVLQETGLDPQLLELELTESVFMENLDQAIEVLVDLKARGIKIAIDDFGTGYSSLSYLKNFPIDRLKIAQVFVRDVMADPNDRAIVEATIAMAKSLRLQIIAEGVESREQMEFLRSLDCREMQGYYFARPMDVQQIVELIGRDMVLPEWNQGEKRKKCIHCSFGC; encoded by the coding sequence ATGAAGGATAACAGGATCCTTGTCGCGATACTTTTTCTGATGTTTCTGCTGCATGTTCCAGGAATCGTGCCGGCATCGGAAACAGGCGGTGTAACAGAGCAGGGGTATCTGCGATCAGGGGCGCTCTGGATGGTCGGCAGTCTTGCAGGGCTGGAAGGGTTGCTCTCCATCTGGCTGGGCATTTCGCTGCGCCGGCGCCGCAAATTGGCTGAAAGCCGGGGAAAAGCGCTGAATACCCTCAATGCCATACTGCAGGGCATCGAGGACCCGATTTTCATGGTAGACAAGGACCTGAACATAATCTGGGGCAACGACACCGTCAAAAATTTGATCGGAGAAAATGCATTTGGCCGAAAATGTTATGAAGTCCTGCATGGGCGGTCAAAACCCTGCAACCCTCAGCCTTGCCTGACCGTTCAGTCCTTTTTCGACGGTCAGCCCCGTCATGGCGAGCGTCGGGTCATCTCCAATGGAGTCACCCGTTATTTTCTCTGTTCTTCCAAGGTGGCTCTAACCGATGCTGAGGGGAGAGCAACAGCCGTGGTGGAGACATCCCGCGAAATCACCGCAATGCGAAAAGCTCAGCAGGAACTGCATCTTGCCAAAATGGCCAACGACTCCTCCATCAATCCTATCGGCATGGCGGACCTTCAGGGCCGTTTGACCTACGTCAACCAGGCCTGTCTCGATCTTTGGGGGTTTTCCACCAGAGAGGAGATTCTGGGAAAAGAACTTTTCCAATTTGTGAGAAACCCGCTGAATGCCCTGGCTGTTATCGAGGAACTCAGAAGCAAGGGCGGCTGGCGCGGCATCCTGGCCGGAAGAAAAAAGGACGGGACTCTCTTTGATGTCGAGGCACATGCCTATCTCACCCGCAACCCGGAAGGGGAGCCGGTGTGCCTGACGGCCTACTTCGCCGATGTGACGGAGAAAAAGAGAACCGAACAGCAGATCAGCAGACTCGCCTACTACGATGCCCTGACCGGGCTGCCCAACCGTATCCTGCTTGCCGATCAACTGGAACAAGCGATTGGTCATGCCCGACGGTCACAGGAAAGCCTGGCTGTTCTGCTGCTGGATCTGGACAATTTCAAACAGGTCAACGATTCGCTCGGCCATGCCAAGGGGGACGCAGTCATCCAGGCTGTTGCGGCGCGATTGAACTCCCGGGTCCGTCGAGGGGACACCTTTTCCCGATGGGCCGGCGACGAGTTCGTGTTTATCCTGGCCAACACCAGGATGGAGGAGGATGCCGCCACTTTCGCCAAACTTATCCTTGAGCAACTGACCGAGCAGTCTTTCAAACTGAATGAACGGCAATTTTTCGTTACCGGAAGTATCGGCATCGCGATGTACCCCCGAGACGGCCAGGATGTGGACACTCTGCTGCAGCATGCCGATACGGCCATGTATGAGGCCAAGAGGACCGGCGGCAACAGCCATCACTTTTTTTCCGAAAACCTCCATCAAAAAATCATCGAGCGGCACACTTTGGAAGGGAGTCTGCGACAGGCGCTTCGTGAGGACCAGTTTTCACTGGTCTACCAGCCCCAGGTCGACCTCGAATGCGGCCGAATCGTGGGGATGGAGGCACTGGTCCGCTGGCAGCACCCGGATAAGGGGGTGATATCTCCGGCCCAGTTCATTCCTATCGCTGAGGAAACCGGTATGATCCGCCCGCTGGGAAACTGGATTTTGCGCACTGCCTGCTCTCACGCCTCTCAGTGGCAGCAGTTGGGGAATGGCCCCTGCCGGGTTGCGGTCAATATTTCGGCCTGCCAATTTCAGCAGCCTGACCTTGTGGACCAGATTGAGGAGGTACTCCAGGAGACAGGGCTGGATCCTCAGCTTCTCGAACTGGAACTGACCGAAAGCGTGTTCATGGAAAACCTGGACCAGGCCATCGAAGTGCTGGTCGACCTGAAGGCGCGGGGCATAAAGATCGCCATCGACGATTTCGGCACCGGTTATTCCTCGCTCAGCTACCTGAAGAATTTTCCAATAGACCGGCTCAAGATCGCACAGGTATTCGTGCGGGATGTTATGGCCGACCCCAACGACAGGGCGATAGTCGAGGCGACCATCGCCATGGCCAAAAGCTTGAGGCTGCAGATCATTGCCGAAGGGGTGGAGAGCCGGGAGCAGATGGAGTTTCTGCGCAGCCTCGATTGCCGTGAAATGCAGGGTTACTACTTCGCCAGACCGATGGACGTCCAGCAGATTGTCGAACTGATCGGGCGGGACATGGTGCTGCCTGAATGGAACCAGGGTGAAAAAAGGAAAAAATGCATCCATTGTTCCTTCGGCTGCTGA
- a CDS encoding SpoIIE family protein phosphatase — protein MKNRSDPVEESEELWEKLIGLGETSHHKCYYPELQKRLEELERFKAFLDYANDAIFLVEVPSGLIVDFNQTSISQCGFTSDELRQLSIFEVTDIEDHQEACVLISETGKSKRREMVETPLRCKDGSRIPSELTLARMRFQDKDYVIVVARNISKRKEAEEALLKSEKRRVRLQTQLDFAAKVQARLLPDSLPDLPGFEVAARCQPAWQVGGDFYDLQQTGPGRYALTLGDVMGKGLPAAMLMATVRASLRAVARIPEPDEALRQAEPALRQDLDNSESFVTLFHARLELPTRRLTYVDCGHGLVYMLRANGKVEELLPRGLPLGVPSPEPFQAGSKDFYPGDALVLFSDGLLEVILQREIDDGALGKKLWSCHAREMVNRLVPEKPPENIEDDMTLVVIKCTGPETIPLFRH, from the coding sequence ATGAAGAATCGCTCTGATCCAGTCGAGGAGTCGGAAGAGCTCTGGGAGAAACTGATCGGGCTGGGGGAAACCTCGCATCACAAGTGCTACTATCCAGAGCTGCAGAAACGCCTGGAAGAGCTGGAGCGGTTCAAGGCTTTTCTGGATTACGCCAATGATGCCATTTTTCTGGTGGAAGTCCCCTCCGGCCTGATCGTCGATTTCAACCAGACCTCGATCAGCCAGTGCGGTTTCACTTCAGACGAACTGCGGCAGCTGTCGATTTTCGAGGTGACCGATATCGAGGACCATCAGGAAGCCTGTGTGCTGATCAGCGAAACAGGGAAGTCGAAACGACGGGAGATGGTGGAGACCCCGCTGCGCTGCAAGGACGGCAGCCGGATTCCCAGTGAACTGACGCTTGCCAGGATGCGGTTTCAGGACAAGGATTACGTCATTGTCGTTGCCAGGAACATCAGCAAACGCAAGGAGGCCGAGGAGGCCCTGCTGAAAAGCGAAAAGCGCCGGGTGCGACTCCAGACCCAGTTGGACTTCGCCGCAAAAGTCCAGGCCAGGCTGCTGCCCGACAGCCTGCCCGATCTCCCCGGATTCGAAGTGGCCGCGCGTTGTCAGCCTGCCTGGCAGGTGGGGGGGGACTTTTACGACCTCCAGCAGACCGGACCCGGCCGCTATGCCCTGACCCTGGGCGATGTCATGGGCAAGGGGTTGCCGGCCGCCATGCTGATGGCCACGGTCCGGGCTTCGCTGCGGGCGGTGGCCCGCATCCCCGAACCGGACGAAGCGCTACGTCAGGCGGAACCGGCTCTGCGCCAGGATCTGGACAATTCGGAGAGCTTCGTCACTCTTTTCCATGCCCGCCTCGAGCTTCCGACCCGGCGGCTGACCTACGTGGATTGCGGCCATGGACTGGTCTACATGCTGCGAGCCAACGGCAAGGTCGAGGAGCTGCTGCCCCGGGGACTGCCCCTTGGCGTCCCCTCCCCGGAACCCTTCCAGGCCGGATCCAAGGACTTTTACCCCGGGGATGCGCTGGTTCTGTTCAGCGACGGCCTGCTGGAAGTCATCCTGCAGCGGGAAATCGACGACGGCGCTCTCGGCAAAAAGCTGTGGTCCTGCCATGCACGGGAGATGGTCAATCGCCTGGTTCCCGAAAAACCTCCGGAAAACATCGAGGACGACATGACCCTGGTGGTCATCAAATGCACCGGGCCGGAAACCATCCCCCTCTTCAGGCACTGA
- a CDS encoding PocR ligand-binding domain-containing protein — translation MIEVIDIRSLHLLMEGLYKASGIPVAVFDLDGNMLAGAGNQELCQMFKFKKEHPAIVRLCPEGYSSCSFSAKTKVLQGREIVEQRCLHGVADIFMPIIIGERHQANLYLGKFLYEKPDESYLRGQAGRIGIDEEEYIRAIGKIPVLPRERIEKILEFHVHLIDLLVEMGIKTQEQRASEQRMREAMEDAEKARDRIQAILRSVADGLIVTGMNHKVILINPLAEQLLGLRSEEVMGLNLEEICQCDTLAKHLDNLSRGVAETAIANLGNCPRCISLGRAVQARISTIHTREGQRTGLILLLRDVTRERDLDRMKNEFISTAAHELRTPLTSILGFSELLLQKNDFSPELCEECLQHIHNNAEGLHEIVENLFILTRFQIGEKVPMDKAPCDLAENIHAMIESYQEKFPNHQFVLDLPNPVPQMVIDCVKVNQVLENLLSNAVKFSPEGGLVRVEGALEDNCLRISIIDKGIGMTEEQLERVFDKFYRADASDTAVPGLGLGMALAKNIIEAHGGDIQAISRKGEGTNITFTLPCKSSG, via the coding sequence ATGATTGAAGTTATTGACATCCGCAGCCTTCATCTTCTGATGGAAGGGCTGTACAAGGCTTCGGGGATCCCCGTGGCCGTTTTCGATCTCGATGGAAACATGCTGGCTGGGGCAGGAAATCAGGAACTCTGCCAAATGTTCAAATTCAAAAAGGAGCATCCCGCCATCGTCCGCCTTTGTCCGGAGGGTTATTCCTCCTGCAGTTTCTCTGCAAAAACGAAGGTTCTGCAAGGCCGTGAAATTGTTGAACAACGCTGCCTGCATGGAGTTGCCGACATTTTCATGCCCATTATAATCGGGGAAAGGCACCAGGCAAACTTGTACCTCGGCAAATTTCTCTACGAAAAACCCGATGAAAGTTATCTTCGCGGTCAAGCCGGGCGGATCGGCATCGATGAAGAGGAATATATCCGGGCGATTGGTAAAATTCCGGTCCTGCCCCGGGAGCGGATCGAAAAGATCCTTGAGTTTCATGTCCATCTTATCGATCTGCTGGTTGAAATGGGAATAAAGACCCAGGAACAGAGGGCCTCCGAACAAAGGATGCGGGAAGCCATGGAGGATGCGGAAAAAGCCAGGGACCGAATTCAGGCCATCCTCCGCTCCGTGGCCGACGGGCTGATCGTGACCGGTATGAACCATAAGGTGATTCTGATCAACCCTTTGGCAGAACAGCTTCTTGGGCTCAGGTCCGAAGAAGTTATGGGGCTAAACCTGGAGGAGATCTGCCAGTGTGATACCCTGGCGAAGCATCTGGACAACCTGAGTCGGGGGGTTGCTGAAACAGCCATCGCAAATCTGGGCAATTGCCCAAGGTGCATCAGCTTGGGAAGAGCGGTTCAGGCACGCATCTCCACGATTCATACTCGGGAAGGGCAGAGAACTGGCTTGATCCTGCTACTGCGGGATGTCACCAGGGAACGGGATCTCGACCGCATGAAGAATGAATTTATTTCGACGGCCGCCCACGAGCTGCGTACCCCTCTGACATCGATTCTGGGCTTTTCCGAACTGCTGTTGCAGAAGAACGACTTTTCTCCCGAACTGTGTGAAGAATGCCTACAGCATATTCATAATAATGCCGAGGGCCTCCATGAGATCGTCGAAAACCTTTTCATTCTCACTCGTTTTCAAATCGGTGAAAAGGTCCCCATGGATAAGGCCCCCTGCGATCTGGCCGAAAACATCCATGCAATGATAGAGAGTTACCAGGAAAAATTCCCAAACCATCAGTTCGTTCTGGACCTTCCCAATCCAGTGCCCCAAATGGTCATCGATTGCGTCAAAGTCAATCAGGTTCTGGAAAATCTTCTCAGCAATGCCGTCAAATTTTCACCGGAAGGGGGGTTGGTACGGGTGGAAGGAGCTCTCGAAGACAATTGCCTGCGGATCTCCATAATTGACAAAGGCATCGGCATGACCGAGGAACAACTCGAGAGGGTTTTTGACAAATTTTACCGGGCCGACGCTTCCGATACCGCCGTCCCCGGGCTGGGATTGGGAATGGCCCTGGCCAAAAACATCATCGAAGCGCATGGAGGAGACATTCAGGCCATCAGCCGGAAAGGTGAAGGCACAAACATCACTTTTACCCTCCCCTGCAAATCATCGGGTTGA
- the ercA gene encoding alcohol dehydrogenase-like regulatory protein ErcA, whose translation MEETATLRKFVAPEYIFGSGARHYAGTYARNLGGQRALLVSDPGVVAAGWAQQVKEDLEKAGLAVTTFTGVSPNPRVEEVMAGAEVFNSNNCNILVAVGGGSPMDCAKGIGIVTSNRLPILSFEGVDKVVVPMPPLICIPTTGGTSADVSQFAIITDLLERRKFAIISKSVVPDLSLIDPETLTTMDPFLTACAGLDALTHGIEAFVSNASSPMTDLHALEAIRLINTHLVDSIRNPDDVELRAKIMLGSLQAGLAFSNAILGANHAMAHSLGGERDAPHGQCNAILLDHVMAFNLPASPERFDRIAAAMDIDLRGLDEKARRRALLQHVRKLKVEAGLNRILSDLGVTRSDLPVLSRKALRDPCLITNPRKASQRDLEVIYEESL comes from the coding sequence ATGGAAGAGACCGCAACACTTCGCAAATTCGTAGCACCCGAGTATATTTTCGGTTCGGGCGCCCGGCATTACGCCGGAACCTACGCCAGGAATCTTGGAGGGCAGCGCGCTCTTCTGGTTTCCGATCCCGGCGTAGTCGCCGCGGGCTGGGCTCAACAGGTAAAGGAAGACCTTGAAAAAGCCGGATTGGCGGTTACGACCTTCACCGGCGTGTCCCCCAATCCCCGCGTTGAAGAGGTCATGGCCGGAGCCGAGGTCTTCAATTCAAACAATTGCAACATCCTGGTTGCCGTTGGAGGGGGAAGCCCCATGGATTGCGCCAAGGGGATCGGCATCGTCACCTCGAACCGGTTGCCGATTCTGAGCTTCGAAGGTGTGGACAAAGTGGTGGTGCCGATGCCTCCTTTGATCTGTATCCCAACGACCGGGGGGACATCGGCTGACGTCAGCCAATTCGCGATCATCACCGATCTTTTGGAACGGCGCAAGTTTGCCATTATCAGCAAATCGGTGGTGCCCGACCTTTCTCTGATCGATCCGGAAACGCTGACCACCATGGATCCTTTTTTGACCGCCTGCGCCGGACTTGACGCATTGACCCACGGCATTGAAGCCTTCGTTTCCAATGCCAGCTCGCCGATGACCGACCTCCACGCTCTGGAAGCGATTCGCCTGATCAATACCCATCTGGTCGATTCGATACGGAACCCCGACGATGTCGAGCTGCGGGCCAAGATCATGCTCGGCAGTCTCCAGGCGGGTCTGGCCTTTTCCAACGCTATTCTCGGCGCCAACCATGCCATGGCCCACAGCTTGGGAGGCGAGCGGGACGCCCCTCACGGTCAGTGCAACGCGATCCTTCTCGACCACGTCATGGCCTTCAATCTCCCCGCCTCGCCTGAGCGCTTCGACCGGATCGCCGCGGCCATGGACATCGATTTGCGCGGCTTGGATGAAAAAGCCAGGCGCCGCGCCCTGCTGCAGCACGTGAGAAAACTCAAGGTGGAGGCTGGTCTGAACCGAATTCTCAGTGATCTCGGGGTGACCCGCAGCGACCTTCCCGTCCTCAGTCGGAAGGCCTTGCGCGATCCCTGCCTGATCACCAATCCCCGCAAAGCGAGCCAGCGGGACCTTGAGGTCATTTATGAAGAATCGCTCTGA